The stretch of DNA TCTTTTTGTATTTCCGTGGTTGAGGCATTCCCTATACTATATTTTAAAACCCTGCTAATCAGTTCAGGTTGGGTAAAAACAGATTCCGTATACGATACATCCTCAATACAAAGCATCGCCAGCTCCTTCGTAGTTAAAGACATTTGCTTTTCTTCTATTTCTTCTGCCTTAAATAATTTATCAATTATCTTACTAAATATACTTTTGTTCTGTTCTAACTCTTGTGAATCTACCTTATGCAATTGCTCTTCTTTCTCAACTTTTTTTAATATATTGCTCTGCACTTCCTTCCAGGTATTAAGCAAATCTTCTTCTTTTACCAGCCGCTTAGCTTTTCTGGAGTTAATAACTACCGCATCCCTGCCTTCTTTAGTGGTAACACCAAGCTCTTTGCACAGTCGCTCTATTTCTTTTCTTCGGGTAGAAAAGGCTTCTATTAGCTTAGGGTTTATTTTGGTAAGCTCAAATGAACTACTTCCATCAGAGAGTTTAGTAGTGCGTATGTCATATCCTGAATTTTTAACTTCAAGTGCCAGTTCATTCCTAAATACTTGGCCGATAAATTTATTGTTCTCAAATAGTGTATCTAAAACTATGCTTCTATATTTACCGTCCTTACCTTTTGCCGCGTTAGCTAAGAAGCAATGCACATGTACTTGCGGTTCAAGATTCCTGTTTGTCGTGTGCTTAAAAGTTGCAAATGTCAGCTTATCAGCCGGTTCTCTTTCTGTTCCACCTTTTTGACTACGAGTAATTATAAATCCTTCCTTCTCTACAAAACTTAGTGTCTTACTCAAGGCATTATTTAATGCTTTATCCAAAGCCCGTTTTTCTTCCACGCTTGCATTAATTAGCATTTCAATAGAAAAGCTTTTAGGGCAAGAGAAGGTTAAATCAGCTCAGGGTCTGTGCTTAATTCCGTCTTTAGTTCTTTGCCCTAATATTTGTCCGTTAGGAAGATGACCTTTTAATAAATTCTCAAAAGCTTTATCGGTTTTGGCGTTAAACTCACCTCCAAAGCCGAATTCCTTAGCTCCATCCCCAAACCATACTCCCTCTCCCTCCTTACCGTAATAATCCCCGTGGCTATAATAATCCTTAGCCGAGCTTGCGCTTTTAAAAGCTTTTATACTAAGCATTTAATACCCTTCCAAACACTACCATTCATCTTCAGCCTCTATTTCTATTATCTTTTTACCTTCTTTTTTAGGAGCTAAGTTCAACTCGGATTGTTTGCTCTTAGTTTTCATTGTCTTTTTAAGTTTGCCTTCTTGTATTGGTGCTTTAATTACTAAATCCTCTTTCGGTTCCTTTTGTGCTGTTATTGCTCTTAATTTAGCTTCTAACTCCAGTCTTCGCTTTTCTCCTTCCTCGACTTCTTTTTTAAGCAGTTCTAGAAGCTCATCATTTTCCTCGAAAGTATTAGCAACCGCCTTAAAATCACAGCTCTTAAATTTAAACTTAGCAGGCTCAAAGCCCGGAAACTTTATATACCCCTCACCAAGTTTTAAGAGCATAAATTCGGATGGTAATGCCGTTTGTCTAATCGTCCTGGTTCTATTGACCTGTATCCCGTCTCTCATTTCATGTGACCCGTAAGAAATACCTTCATGCCACTCTTCTATTTCTCCTATACCTAATGCATCAGAACACCATTTAGCTGTCTCATTACCTTCTACATTCATAAATATTTTGGTACGGCAATTGTTAGCTATAGATTGTGCACTTTTATCCGAATATATTTTAGCTAACGCACTCATATCCTGTGTACCAAGCACAAAACACCCTCCAAATGAACGTGCGGTTGCAAGCCCTCCTGCAAGACTTGGTATCGGTTGCTCGAAATAAGGCAATTCATCCAATACAAACCAAACTTTAGGGATTTTGCTTTTCTGTTTTAATGAACGTAGCGCCCTGATTGCTATGTCAACTTGCGCAGATACAAGGGGATTAATATCTTCTTTTACATCCTCACATGAACTAATAAAAAGAAAGTTACTTTGCTTATCATCTTTAACCCAATCAGTTATTGAAAAACAGTCTTTATTACTGCGATATAGCTTTAAAGGTCTTAAATAAGTGCTTAATACCATTAGCACGGATAGTGCCGCCTTTTCTATTTCTTCATTAATAATTTTATTGGAAGCTGTTTTTTCCAATAACTTGGTAAGAGTAGGTAAATCCGTCTTTAGTATCTTATCAGCAAGTTCACTTAAAGACGGATTTTCATTATAATGCAACATAGCCATCTCGGCTAAAACTCCTCTTGCCGCATCAACCCAAATCGGATCCCGTGAATTATTAGGCAGTAATGACTTAGCAATTGTAGAAAAGCCTTTAAGCGCATCGGTTTCATTAAATATTGACCAGTTTCTTCCACGCTTATCAAGCGGATTAAGAATGACATCATTCAGTTCAGGACGGTAGAAATTCTGAATAAAATCACCCTTGATATCTATTATAATTGCCTTCTTCCTTCTTTGCCTTAGTTGATGTAGTATTACTTCAATTATCCTTGATTTACCTGCACCGGTTGAGCCTATGACTAAAGTATGTGATTGTTCGCCGGCAGTACAAGATGCCGACTTCAATACCGGCTTTTCTACAACTATATTTCTAAGAAGTTCTTCCTCATCTTTATCATTTTCCCGGTAGCTTTCTCTATTTTCATTATCCTCTGTTTCTTCAAAAAGTGGTTTAGATTCAAGTTCATATATTTTATCAACTCTACCTGTAACAGGATAAGCAAACCCTGCTACTTCTATCGGTATATGTTCGTTTAAACTTTTTAAAAACAAGTTATTATGCTTTCTGATTTTTCGCTTGAGTGTTGTTGGCGTAATTAAAAATGCTCCCCTTAGTTTTTTGGTCTTTTTTAATGTTTTACCTCTTAGCCAAAAAAACAATATAACACCCCCCACTACAATAAATAACATGATCCCGGAGGTCACCAACCCTTTATATAAAGTAACCTCAAATTTATTGATTATTTTACGCACATAAGGATCTTTTTCGAAATCTTTTGCCTTAACTGTTTTTTCATATCCAAAACGTGTTTTATACTTTATCGGATGATTTTCATTAAAAGATATAACCATATCTTTCTTTATCCATGCAGCCCCGATCACCCATTCCGAAGCACTTATATTAATAGCATAGTTATAAAAGATTGAGACAAGTATTAACAATAAACTCAAGCGGGTTAAAACTTTACTTACTTGTATAAGCATTCTAATCTTATGGATAGTAACTTGCCCGCCTCTGATTAAATCACTCATCTTTAGCCCTAATTTTTAGATATCCGTATTGGTTAATTTTATTCTTAGCCAACTCCCTGCATTCATTAGAAATTTCTTTGAACGCCTCACTATCCAGCTGGTTACTTATTAAGTACCGAAGTAGAAAATAGATATCATGGAGAGTTCCCATAGTATAAAAGTTATGCTTATCTTTGCTGGGGGATTCATAAATATGCTCCATATCAAATAACTCAGGATTATTTTCAAATACTTTGTAACGTATATAGTCACTAACAGCCATATCATTATTTTTAGCTAATTTTTTTAAAGCTTTTACTTCAGCCTCGGAAAATCTTATATTAAACATTTATTGTTACCTTTTACTGTGTAGTTTTCTCATATACTTTTCTAGTCGCTGTCTTTTGGTTTTCTTCTTTTACTTTTCTCTCTGTTTGTGACATTGCAGTGTTTACTTGCCCTTCGTTATCATTCATCTTATTACTAGTTGACTGCATATTCTCTATTACATTGTCTTTAACCTGCTCTGCTGTTTGTAAATTTTGCTTAGTTTCTTCTTTAAAGTTTTTAGGCATCTGTGCTTCAGTCTTAGCCTGATTCACTTGATGAGTATTCTGAACTTGCTCTTTATTTCCTCTATAATGATCAGCCACTATCCCTTCATTCTTACTTTGGAAGTGAGCAACATCAATATTTGGCTTAGCAATATCACCGAATCCTTTTTCATCTATAAACTGATTAAGTAACTTATTTGTTTGCTCAGGATTATCCCTAACAATCTTTTCAAATTGAGTTGCACCAAATTTGCTAATTCCCCATTCTGAGAACTTATGCGATAAATCCTGGTTAATACTATTACTATTTTGTTCATAATAACCTTTGACAGTTTGGATACTATTTAGGTTTTCGAGTGCTTTTGTTCTTTCAAAATTAGCTGATTGAGACTGAGCAAAATCACTTTGTACTCTATCCATCATTTCTTGTGCTCTACCATCTTGTGTTTGATAAGTGTTGTTCATTACTGAAGTTTGAAGCTTACTTAAGCTTTCAGATAAGTTTTGACTCCTTGAAGCTTCTTTGGCTTCATTATAAGCTTCAGTCACGGCAGCGCCTCTTGATCCTTCAATACTTCCTGATACGCCTAAACCTGCACCGAGCATACCTCCTTTACCAAAACCGATATTTACTCCAGCATTTGCTGCAACAGCTACCCTCAAGGCATCCTGTGTACTAAGACCATGACTTTCCGATAATTTACTTACAAAGCCTTTAACATTATCAAGTGCGGTTCTCTGATCAGAAGAAAGGTTTTTCTGCCAGCTTTGATATGCAGTACTGTTTTGGCTAAAGTTATCATTATAGCCGAGTAGCTTAGAATACCCTGCTGCCGAACTTTCCACCATGCTACTTGAGCTCCTGGATATACTATTCATTGCACTACTTTCATTTTGGTCAAGCCTGCTTCCCATAGCTTTATTCCAATCAACTCTGGCAAGCCCGGCAAGATTATTTATAGATGACGAACTATCAATACCTACCCTCCCGTCAGCAAACATACGCTCTTGTGCGCCGCTTTGCATAGAGAATGATTTCATACCGCTCAGCCATGAATAGTTATCGTCATACTTATTTGCACTTGTCGTATTGTAACTATGATTACCTATAGAGCTATTACCAAGTTGATAATTACCTTTAACAACTTGTTCGGCATTATTTACTGCCGCAGTTTGAGGTATATAGAATATTGAACTAGCAAGATTACCCATACTCGATACCATTCCTTTAGTTATATAAGTAGAAATTACCGGGATTGAAAGCAGCATATAGCCGGCAACCATTGATATCTCATCATTAATTTTTGATATTTTTGCATGCGTTGCAAAAGTAAGCACTTGAGTATCGGATGCATAAGCTTTACCCCAAGAAGCAGCAATACAGAAAAGTATTGCATACAGTGGTTGCCATAGTTGTAGGTATATAAAACTAAACCCATAGTTTTTTAATACTTCAAAGCCGATCGGGGTAACCATTAATATAAGTATTAACGGAAACACTCCGTAAAATACACATTCAAGTACAGCTCTTAAGATAGGCACAAATTTCTGTGCCATTTGGGATACCGAATAAAATGCCGATTTAGACATTTCATCGGTCGCAACGCTACCATATGCCTTATCAAATGTTCTTACCGTATCGCTTATGGTATTAATCATTACATTTTGAAGTAAAATGTCTTTTGCTTCGTTACTCGATTTTTTAATAAAAATACCATAACTGTTTTCCAGTACTGTTTTAAATAAAGTGCTTTTATCCACATCTTGTTGGTCAGGGAAAAAATAAGACATAAAGCTAGAAGCAATTTTAGGCATTCTTTGATCTAGCTCATAATCAAGCATATTAGAAATATAAAGAGCAGCATTATTACAGCTTACATACCCGTTAAAATCCTTAAAATTTGGTTTCTCTCCTTCTTTTGCTTCTCTAATCTTACCGTTGAAATAAATCATTCTTGCTTTGGAGGCATGATTCTTTAAAAAATCCAGTATATCTTCAGATTCAACTAAATCTTTAACCGTATAGCCGTTTACTCGGTTGTAGCCCATATTAACATCAGGTACTATACACTGCTTATAGAATTTGATCATAAAGTGCTTAAGTGCAGTATCAGAAATCCTCATTTTACCGGCATCTTCTACAATTTTACTACCAAATAATAATCCCGTCCTTTGGTATTCACTGTTTACAAATGTCCCTGCAAAAGCGGTATTAAATTTTTCAGAAATTGCAAACCCTACTCTTGAAGTCATAGAACCGAGTAGCGCTAAACCAAGTGGCACCTTTTCAACCGTTCGAGGTGCAGGAACTATACCGTAAGAATCCGGAAGAGTGTCATGGATATGAACAGTCGCTTTACTGGTTAAAAAGAAACCTACTAAAATTGTTACTCCGAAAAACCATTTTATAAATGACTTATAATCATTATTTAATCCGGCTCTTGTAACAAGTATAACTAAAGCAATCAAAGCCGAAGACTTCATTAACCAAGTAAAACTTCCCTCCGAATCAACTATAAGTCTAATTGCATTAAATATTTTTTCTAAATAATATGCTGATCCGATTGTATAAATATCATATGCTTCCATGTTTTCCTCTACTTTATCTAATTTCTAGCCATGCTGAGGATTTGAGCAGTCTCATCAGCCATAATCTGTTCCATATTTTCCGATCTTTTTACTAAGAATAATTGCAGCTTGTATCGCGACATGTCCTTCATTTCAAAATCGGCAAGTAACTTCTGTGCGGACTTAACCGAATTTCTAAATTCTTTTAATTCATCATTTGCCGCAAGCTGTAAGTTATTAGCCGCTTCATTGACTTCTTTCAAAATATCGGAAAGATAGTTATATAAAATATTCCATGCTACTATCTCTACTAAAATACCCTGCTCGTATTCAGGGTTAGCGTTGGTATACTGAAATATAACATCATAATTCTTAAATGCTGCAACACCTGCTTTTGCGAGAAACTTTTGATCGGCTTCTGCTAGTTCTTCATCTTTTTGTAAAGCTTCTTTAAACTTATCAAAATATTCTGAAACTTTATGTTCAAAACTTTCTTTCTCATCGATAAACTTATCTGCTTCAGTAATACTTAAGCATTTAGTATCTGTCTTTGCGCATTTTAAAACTTTCATTGATTTACTGCCCTTAAGCATTGCTTCAAGTAGGCCGGGGCTTGTGACTGTAGATGAGATATATTGATAGCTAGGTGCATCGGAATCATTTTTAGGGGCTTTAATGATAATTGTGCCGCTTATTGTCATCATCAGCTCTTTTAATTCTTTGTCAGCACTTCCACTTAGCTTCTCTAATGCTTTCCAAGCAATATTAATATCCTGTACAGTTAATCTTTCATCCTTAGTTGCCGCTTTGTTAAGCGCAGCGGTTTTCCCTTTAGGAAAATCTTTGTATGCCGAAGATAAATCTTTCTTACTTCCTGCTCCCGTTTCCACCTTAGTAAAAATATCCTTAGCTACCGCAGAGTGCTGTGATAATTGATCTCCGGCGAAACTTACTATTTGTTTCGCCGCCTGGCATTCATCAGCTAAAAACCCGCCTAATTCCTGTAATTTACTATATACCTCCTGAAGCGTTTCTCCAACAACAGGGCTTATTGAGCTTACCCCGAGATAAGCAAACATCATCCCCGCCTGCTGAACTATATTCTGCATCTTATTCTTCAGTTCATCACCTGATATAAAGGAAATACCTCCGAAGTTTAAAACCCCTTGGCTGTAGCAGCTTCTATCAAGATCAATTTCAGGAAAGTTCACGCTAACCAGCGGCCTATTTTTCTTCTTGCGCGCAAAGTACATAGATCCCATTGTGTAATGGCCTCTCTGCTGGCCTTTATAATATCTTGCACTATTGGTCACCGTTTCAGTTCCAAGTGCACTCCACACATTACTTAACTCCTTGTTTATTCCTTTTAATTCCTCGCCCGCTCCTGCGTAAGCATTACTGAGACTCAAGCTTAAAATTATAGATAAACTAATTATTCTCTTCATTTGACTCTCTCTCTATAATTCGATTTACTATTCTTGCTTCCAGCTCATCTAAGGTGATTAATCCTTTAGAAAGAAATATTTTAGCCGGACTTGCTTTATCTATTAACAAAATAGTAGGAAATGACTGCACCAGCGGATCATTTGTAACGCTCGGGTCAGTAATGTTTTCGCTTAAACCATTATAGTAGTTACCGTCTACTGAAATTCCTAAAATACTTATATTATATTTTTCCTTCAAAGCTTGTAGAATCGGGAGCTGACGCATACAGTAAGGACAGCCGCTACTGTAAATAAACGCAAGGCCGTACTTATTACTTGCGACCCTAAGAATCGCTTCTATTTCTTCCTCTTTTATTGCTTGATCGGAAATACTTTGGTAATAGCTTTGGTTATTGGAATATTTAGGATTGCTTTCGATAATACGCTGGATGTTTCTTGCAAAATCGATACCTTTTTGCCCGATTAAAAATTGGGTATCAAGAAACCCTTCTAAATCCTCACGTTTGCCGCTAATTACTGCACGCTTCCTCTGTAGTTCCCATAGCTTATTAATCTCTACTGCTTTTTCTTCTGCAGGGATTGGAGAGTTTAGTATTGAATCTACAGTTAATTCTTGCTCCTCTCCCTTTTTCGGTTCACAGTACCAGCTCTTGCCTAATTTGTATTCCTTACACACTTCTTCAGTAAACTTGAAAGAATAAGCTTTTTGGGGTATAATATTAAATATAATAAAAATTATTAAACTAGAGCTAATAAAATGACTGATATTCACCTGCATGCTTTTGATACTCATAAATATGTGAAAGAGTTGCAAGGTACCGGCTTTAATGAATCTCAGGCCGAAGTTATTGTTAGATCTCTGCTTGAAAGCAGGGAATATAACTTCTCTAAACTTGCTACGCGTGATCAGCTTACAATGCTGGATAATTCTATGAGTAATAGATTTGAAAACATTGATAAGGAAATTAAAAGAATTGAAGAGAGATTTATTTCTGAAATCACCACTGCTAAAAATGAATTTAAAACGGAAATTTTTTCCGTTAAAAATGAGCTTAAAGCAGAAATCTCTAATGCTCAGCTTACCATACTTAAGTGGATAATTCCTTGCTTTATTACCACTATTGGTATGATAATAGGCATCCTTATCAAGCTGCTGTAATATACTGATTCTTTGTATGCTCATAAATATGTTAAAGAGTTGTAAGGTATCGGCTTTAGTGAGTATTAAGCCAAAGTTATTGTTAGATCTTTGCTTGAAAGTTGAAAATATAATTTCTCTAAGCTTGTTACGCGTGATCAGCTTACAATGTTGGAAAACTTTATGAATAATAGATTTGAAAGCGCTCAAAAAGAAGTTAAAGCAGTTGAAGAGAGACTGGATTTTAAAATTGATAATTTGCGTCGTGAATTTGAAGCTTTTAAATATGAGCTTAAAGCAGAAAAGATAAACGCCCAACTCACTAATCTTAAGCGGTTGATTTTTTTCTTCTACATAATTACTATCAGTTTGATAATAGGTATCTTTAAGCTGCTGTAATATACTAATTCTTGGCATGCTCATAAAATCCGACTATTTTTTTATTAATTAACTCCGACATAGCGCTAGGGTTTGATTGGAAACCTTTTACTTTGTCTGCCATTCCTCCCTTTTGACTATCAGCTTGCAATTTCGCCTTTTCTACTATTTCATCAAATAGCTCGCCAAAATCTATTCTAGAAAAGTCTATTCTTTGTATTTCTTCTAAAGTGAGTGCTCGACAGTCGGGATTTTTTCTATCGCCCCAGCCGATACCAAGCTGTTTCCTGCCTTCCACTTGTATAATCCTCGCTAGTTTACTTTTAAAACAACAGTGAGATTCCTTCTTTTTAAGACCTTTTAACTCTTTCCAGCTGCCGACATGATGACAACGTCCTGCAATTCTTAACTTCCTTAAATCCTTTTCCTTTTGGCTACATTTAGCTATATTTCTCAAAAAACCTTTCATCGAACAGCAGTTAAACTGTGAAGTTACCCGCCTACATATCCCGCGATCTCCTTTAAACAATTTACAATCTTTAGGTTGTATTTCTGAAGGCTCACATTCCTTTCTTCCTTCTGGGCATTTACAACCTTCCATCTCGTTGGATTTCATCTGAGCAAGTATGCTAAGGTGACTTATTGCATAGCCGAAATCATTAAATTGATTTCTTTTCTTAGTTTCGCAGACTCCGCCTATACAAAACTTTGTCGCTAGACAGTCTACGTTTTTTGTAACTTGCTCACTACATTGGTATTTCAGTTCATAGTGCTCACATCTACCATTAGAAGAATAATGTAAACATTCTTTTGAAAGTTCTTTACATCTTTCTTTAAGCTCTCCGCATTCATCTACAAAGCTATCACTCCGGCAAACATATCTTCTGTCCCATTTCCAGCATTCCTTAAAAACATCCTTACCGTTTATATTTCTGGTCTCAGCTCCTTCTATACAGGTTTCACTTAAAATTTCGCAGTACTTATTGAGCTCTTCTTTACTACAGTTACTTATATCTTTTTCATCTCTTAGAACATTAAACTCAGAATCAATCAGCTTAGTATCTTCTTTCTCTTCAAACGTATTTCCGCAAACAAATTTTTTCTCAAAATGCTTACATATACCAATGCCGCTTTCCTCTATACATTTGCCGCTTATTTCATTACATCCGCGGTTATCCTCTAAAACTTGGCAATAATTTTGCTCGCGACCTACGCATTTATGTCTTTGCTCATATTTCCAACACCAACTTACAGGGAACCCTTCGATCATTTTTTCAGAATAATCTACACAGACTTTTTCCTCTAACGGTTGACATTTTTCTGCTTCAAAAGCATAAGCAGTATTAATAAATAAAATTAAAGTTATAAGTATGGAAGTTAGAAACTGCATGTTTCCTCTCTTTCTTCAACCCATTTTGTACAACAGTGCTGTTTTGCCTGAATCAGCACCCAGCCTTCTCCTCCCCCATATACAATAACTTCTATATCAATTTGGTTATCACCTTCTTTTAAATAAGATTTTAAATCAATATTTGTATTGAATTGCCAGTTTGTATTTCTTTCGCAGGCGAAATCTCTAGTACCGGTATTTACTAATTTATGCTGTCCCCACCACCTACTTGGCCTAGTTACAACTTCTAATTGCGTCCCACTTTCCGGTCCTATATATACTTGGACTCCATTTATGGTAACTCTCATATAGTCGTCGTAACCAACCTGAATTATTCTAAATTCTTCAATTAAATTTTTATTTTTGACTTCAAATTTTGTACTTCTGAAATATTTCACACACGCTCCTCCCCAATAGTTATTAGCAATAGTGCCTAGAGTTAACACCATATTTTGGTAAACCCACTTCATATCAGAAGCTATGCTGGTTAAAACTATCCCGCCTGAATCACAAGCGCCGGTTTTCTCACATTTTAAGGTCTTAAGCACATCACTACACAGCTTCTCTCTTACTTCCCTCTTTTTATTACATAGGTATGTATATTTAGGATCAATCTCGACAACTTGTTTAGGGAAGCAGGTGTTTTCCTTCATATCATAATATTGATCACAACTTTTTTCGCTTTTTACTTCACTCCCTTCTTCTTCAGGCTTACAATCCGTATAACCTCCGGTTAAAAAATCAAATTTTTCGTCTGCATCTTTTACAGTCTTCAGTGCTTTATCAAGATACCCTTTATTATTTATTATGTTATTATCTTCATCCCTTATAAAGCCTGCCTCCTCCATCTTGGTTTCACGCTCTAAAGTTGCCTTTGTACTAAATGTATGCCCTGCTTCACAATCTTGCTTTGTACATATATATTCTTCGGTTTTATCGTATACTTTCTCTCGCTTTTTTTTGCCTTCGCCTTCGGCTTGTTCAAGGGGCATATGCATGGCAGGTATATTTGTACCTTCATAACCGATATGGTCTTTCAAAGTATTGTTCTCCATATTGGTAAAGTTATTTCCT from Candidatus Jidaibacter acanthamoeba encodes:
- a CDS encoding type IV secretion system DNA-binding domain-containing protein; amino-acid sequence: MSDLIRGGQVTIHKIRMLIQVSKVLTRLSLLLILVSIFYNYAINISASEWVIGAAWIKKDMVISFNENHPIKYKTRFGYEKTVKAKDFEKDPYVRKIINKFEVTLYKGLVTSGIMLFIVVGGVILFFWLRGKTLKKTKKLRGAFLITPTTLKRKIRKHNNLFLKSLNEHIPIEVAGFAYPVTGRVDKIYELESKPLFEETEDNENRESYRENDKDEEELLRNIVVEKPVLKSASCTAGEQSHTLVIGSTGAGKSRIIEVILHQLRQRRKKAIIIDIKGDFIQNFYRPELNDVILNPLDKRGRNWSIFNETDALKGFSTIAKSLLPNNSRDPIWVDAARGVLAEMAMLHYNENPSLSELADKILKTDLPTLTKLLEKTASNKIINEEIEKAALSVLMVLSTYLRPLKLYRSNKDCFSITDWVKDDKQSNFLFISSCEDVKEDINPLVSAQVDIAIRALRSLKQKSKIPKVWFVLDELPYFEQPIPSLAGGLATARSFGGCFVLGTQDMSALAKIYSDKSAQSIANNCRTKIFMNVEGNETAKWCSDALGIGEIEEWHEGISYGSHEMRDGIQVNRTRTIRQTALPSEFMLLKLGEGYIKFPGFEPAKFKFKSCDFKAVANTFEENDELLELLKKEVEEGEKRRLELEAKLRAITAQKEPKEDLVIKAPIQEGKLKKTMKTKSKQSELNLAPKKEGKKIIEIEAEDEW
- a CDS encoding DUF6290 family protein, encoding MFNIRFSEAEVKALKKLAKNNDMAVSDYIRYKVFENNPELFDMEHIYESPSKDKHNFYTMGTLHDIYFLLRYLISNQLDSEAFKEISNECRELAKNKINQYGYLKIRAKDE
- a CDS encoding conjugal transfer protein TraG N-terminal domain-containing protein, whose product is MEAYDIYTIGSAYYLEKIFNAIRLIVDSEGSFTWLMKSSALIALVILVTRAGLNNDYKSFIKWFFGVTILVGFFLTSKATVHIHDTLPDSYGIVPAPRTVEKVPLGLALLGSMTSRVGFAISEKFNTAFAGTFVNSEYQRTGLLFGSKIVEDAGKMRISDTALKHFMIKFYKQCIVPDVNMGYNRVNGYTVKDLVESEDILDFLKNHASKARMIYFNGKIREAKEGEKPNFKDFNGYVSCNNAALYISNMLDYELDQRMPKIASSFMSYFFPDQQDVDKSTLFKTVLENSYGIFIKKSSNEAKDILLQNVMINTISDTVRTFDKAYGSVATDEMSKSAFYSVSQMAQKFVPILRAVLECVFYGVFPLILILMVTPIGFEVLKNYGFSFIYLQLWQPLYAILFCIAASWGKAYASDTQVLTFATHAKISKINDEISMVAGYMLLSIPVISTYITKGMVSSMGNLASSIFYIPQTAAVNNAEQVVKGNYQLGNSSIGNHSYNTTSANKYDDNYSWLSGMKSFSMQSGAQERMFADGRVGIDSSSSINNLAGLARVDWNKAMGSRLDQNESSAMNSISRSSSSMVESSAAGYSKLLGYNDNFSQNSTAYQSWQKNLSSDQRTALDNVKGFVSKLSESHGLSTQDALRVAVAANAGVNIGFGKGGMLGAGLGVSGSIEGSRGAAVTEAYNEAKEASRSQNLSESLSKLQTSVMNNTYQTQDGRAQEMMDRVQSDFAQSQSANFERTKALENLNSIQTVKGYYEQNSNSINQDLSHKFSEWGISKFGATQFEKIVRDNPEQTNKLLNQFIDEKGFGDIAKPNIDVAHFQSKNEGIVADHYRGNKEQVQNTHQVNQAKTEAQMPKNFKEETKQNLQTAEQVKDNVIENMQSTSNKMNDNEGQVNTAMSQTERKVKEENQKTATRKVYEKTTQ
- a CDS encoding conjugal transfer protein TraH, which translates into the protein MKRIISLSIILSLSLSNAYAGAGEELKGINKELSNVWSALGTETVTNSARYYKGQQRGHYTMGSMYFARKKKNRPLVSVNFPEIDLDRSCYSQGVLNFGGISFISGDELKNKMQNIVQQAGMMFAYLGVSSISPVVGETLQEVYSKLQELGGFLADECQAAKQIVSFAGDQLSQHSAVAKDIFTKVETGAGSKKDLSSAYKDFPKGKTAALNKAATKDERLTVQDINIAWKALEKLSGSADKELKELMMTISGTIIIKAPKNDSDAPSYQYISSTVTSPGLLEAMLKGSKSMKVLKCAKTDTKCLSITEADKFIDEKESFEHKVSEYFDKFKEALQKDEELAEADQKFLAKAGVAAFKNYDVIFQYTNANPEYEQGILVEIVAWNILYNYLSDILKEVNEAANNLQLAANDELKEFRNSVKSAQKLLADFEMKDMSRYKLQLFLVKRSENMEQIMADETAQILSMARN
- the traF gene encoding conjugal transfer protein TraF, producing the protein MNISHFISSSLIIFIIFNIIPQKAYSFKFTEEVCKEYKLGKSWYCEPKKGEEQELTVDSILNSPIPAEEKAVEINKLWELQRKRAVISGKREDLEGFLDTQFLIGQKGIDFARNIQRIIESNPKYSNNQSYYQSISDQAIKEEEIEAILRVASNKYGLAFIYSSGCPYCMRQLPILQALKEKYNISILGISVDGNYYNGLSENITDPSVTNDPLVQSFPTILLIDKASPAKIFLSKGLITLDELEARIVNRIIERESNEENN
- a CDS encoding coiled-coil domain-containing protein, coding for MTDIHLHAFDTHKYVKELQGTGFNESQAEVIVRSLLESREYNFSKLATRDQLTMLDNSMSNRFENIDKEIKRIEERFISEITTAKNEFKTEIFSVKNELKAEISNAQLTILKWIIPCFITTIGMIIGILIKLL
- the traN gene encoding conjugal transfer protein TraN; this translates as MQFLTSILITLILFINTAYAFEAEKCQPLEEKVCVDYSEKMIEGFPVSWCWKYEQRHKCVGREQNYCQVLEDNRGCNEISGKCIEESGIGICKHFEKKFVCGNTFEEKEDTKLIDSEFNVLRDEKDISNCSKEELNKYCEILSETCIEGAETRNINGKDVFKECWKWDRRYVCRSDSFVDECGELKERCKELSKECLHYSSNGRCEHYELKYQCSEQVTKNVDCLATKFCIGGVCETKKRNQFNDFGYAISHLSILAQMKSNEMEGCKCPEGRKECEPSEIQPKDCKLFKGDRGICRRVTSQFNCCSMKGFLRNIAKCSQKEKDLRKLRIAGRCHHVGSWKELKGLKKKESHCCFKSKLARIIQVEGRKQLGIGWGDRKNPDCRALTLEEIQRIDFSRIDFGELFDEIVEKAKLQADSQKGGMADKVKGFQSNPSAMSELINKKIVGFYEHAKN